The Methanoregula sp. UBA64 genome contains the following window.
CGATGAAAAGGGCCACAACCAGAAACAGGATAAAGCCGACAATGAACCCCAGGAATACTGCCGCTGCAAGGCGCAGGAGACTGGGGGTGGTCGTTTTTTCAGTCATACACCATGCATTCTCAATCTGCTGATATAAATCCTTGGAACCGGCATTTCAGGAGATTTCTGCATAAAAATTGCCTGTTTATCCGGCAAAGGCTTATGTTTATATCACGGTATAGGTAAAATTAGAGCAAAGGAATGCCATGAAGAAGAATATTTTTTACCTGCTTATCGGGTTTATTGCAGTACTGCTCCTGGCAGTATTCTGGTATTCTGTGGAGAATTTTACCCCGATCTTTTCCATGGTTGCATTTGTGCTCGGTGTGATTGTCATCTATATGGCATACCGGAAGGTCGATGATTATATCGAAGACGAGCGGAGTGCACGGATCACGGAAAAAGCAGCTCTTCGGACATTCCAGGTGTTCTGGGTCTCGTTCTGTGCGTTCTCGATCCTCGCTGTCATGAACCTCCTCTACATGCCCCGCTTTTCCCGGGAACATTTTTTTGAGCGGGCTCCCGGAACAATGCCTCCCGAGATTATGTCGCCGCGGATGATCGGGTACATCCAGCTGGGTCTTCTCTGCCTGATGATCTTTTTGTACGTGGGGTTCAGGTTCTATTACGCAAAGAAATACGGGGAATGGGAGACCGATGAAGAATAAGATCAAGGTGTACCGGGCAATGCACGATCTTACCCAGGAGGATCTCGCCCGTGCAATCGGTGTTACCCGCCAGACGATTCTTGCAATCGAGAAGGGGAAATATGTACCTTCGCTCGATCTTGCGTTCAGGATCTCCCGGTACTTCAGGGTAAATATCGAAGAAGTGTTCACGTACGACGAGGAGGCACAGGGCAGGGCAGGGGTATAACACCGGCGTTTGCCGGGTGCCCGGCCAGTGAATGCGGGATCACTCCCGTTGTATTCGGGATCGTCTGGGATCCGCTTTCATGAAACGAAACGGGCACCTGTTCCTGTATGCTGTTTTCGGGGCAGTTCTGCCGCACCGGGCACGTGACCGGGACCGGCTGAATGGAACAAATTCCCGTTTGACCGGGTACAAAATGCGGCCGGTACTGGCATCCCGTCCTGAAATCCAGAGCCCGTTCTCTTTTCCCGGTGAGGCAGATGGCGCAATTTCCTGAGAGTGCGGGTAAGGCGGATTGTCCCGAGACGCATGAGGATAGTTTTTCTGGGGATATGATCGTAACAACGGATCATCTCCGGTTCCGGTTGATGAACCTTCCCTGCCGCCAGATCACCGAGGTTCCCGAGTACCGGTTTTCGGACATCCGCCGGGACGATCGTGTCCTTGACACCGGTGCCAATGTCGGGGCATTCGCGTTACGGGCAGCACGCTTTTCCCCGTACGTAACTGCCGTGGAACCCCTCACAATAGATCCGCTGAAGGAAAATATCCGGCTGAATGCGGCAGATATCCGGGTAATCGAGGGTGCTCTTGGCGATGGTTCGGTATGCAGGATAACCTGGGACGATCTCGACCGATCCGTGCAGACCTATACGCTCGGCCAGCTCATTGATGCCGCAGGGGGATGCGATTTTTTAAAATGCGACTGCGAAGGTGCGGAATGGACGATCTGCCCGGAAGATCTTCTCGGGATCCGGAGGATCGAGATGGAGCTGCACATCCCCCCGATCTGCCCGAACATAAACCCGGCGCTGCTCGACTTCATCGGTCAGCACTTTACCTTTACCCTTGACCGCACCCCGGTTCATTCGGCCCTCGGGGTCATGGGTATCCTTCATGCGGTCAGAAAATAGCGGTCAGAATGCTCATCCGGTTCCCCCGTTACGAACCGTGGCCCGCCGGTAAGGCCGCTGGCTAAACAAAAACCCTTGAAAAATGGCGGAAGAAGAGCGTTACTCTTCAATCTGGATCGTGGTCAGCTTGACCGATTCGACACCTTTCTGGGACATCAGGCGCTCGGCAAGTTCCTTTAACTGGGAACCGTCCCCGTGGACGAGGATCACTTCGAGGCAGCGGTTATGGGTCACATGGGAGTGGAGCGAGGCCTTGATGATCTCGTGGTGGTCGTGCTGGATGTCGGTTATGGTCGTGAGAAGGCCGCGCTGGTCGTGATCGTATACCATCGTGATCACGCCTTCGCGTTCTCCCTTGACATCGGCCATCCACTTGTAGTACGTGATATAGGTACGGATGGCATCGCGGATACCCTCGGAACGTGAGGAATAGCCCCGGGCATTGATAATTTCATCGAACTTGTCGAGGAGGTTTTTGGGAAGCGAGATCCCAATGCGGGAGAGATCGTTGTCGAAGGTCATAACATCAGCTATGTGAATATCATTGCTGCTTGTTTTTTAAGGTTTTGAAAAACCGGGTGGTTACGTAATACTTGGTGTGAGGATTTCCTTTACGCTACCATGCGGCCGGAAGGCCGGGTTTTGGGCAGATTAACGGCTTGTTTGCAAAAACAGGGCTATTGCGGGAAGAGGGATCCCGTTGCAATAGTTTTACCGGTCCGGGAATCGATCACCATCCAGGTGAGCTCTTTGTTCTTCCAGAATATGACATTCCCAAACTGGATCCCGGTACCATCAGCGGTCTGTTTCCCGGCAATGAAAAACCGATCTCCGGCTCTTACGGTGGTTTCGTCACATGCCGGGCCCGTTTTACCAAGAAGGGTAAAATTATTATTCCCTATGCCCTGCCGGGTTAATTGTGTTTTATTCTCTGTTTCATCGGACCGGAGAACCACCTGGATAGAATTGAGCGAGAATGGATCTCCTCCCGTATGATCGAAATAGATGCGGTAATAATCTGTGCTACCGGTTACGTTTTTTTCAAAATGTGCAGGCACGCTGATGGAGCTCTGGGGAGATTTTTCCCCGGTATCGCTGAAACTTCCGGCAAATGCGCTCGCGATTGCCGCGATCATGATGGTGATTGCCAGCATGAGCATGACCCCGACAACCGGTGAAACTGCCCTGTCGTGGGTATGAAATACCATCAGCTGATCACCACATCCTTGTCGAAGATGATCTGGCCGCTCGGGGTGTGGATGATTTTTACGGAGACTACCCCGCCGGGGCTGAATTCGTCCTTTCCGAAATTAACATTCGGGAATAACTGATCCATCCCGGGGTTTTCTTTTAATTCGGGATTGCCGGTGTATGCATCCTCGCCATTGCAGGATTGTGCCGGTGTCACCAGAATATCGCCCGGCTTAAATGTTGCCGATGCATTCCCGAACCAGTTGGCCTGACTGTCCGGATCCGTGAACCGGCTGTCATCCTTAATGAAAAGTACCCCGGAGGGGACGGATGACCCTTTCATATCAACCGATCTTTCCCCCATCAGGGATCCCCGGCTGATGGTACTGGTTCCCGGAACCGTGTAATAGGTCACAATCTGGAGGTCTTTTGTCTGGAGGACGTTTCCCGAGACATGCCGGATGATCATGGCAGGGGTGGAAAAACCGTCATACTGCTTGTGCGCGTAAATGCTGACGTCGAGAATCGCGCTCGGGGCTTTTTTTTCCGTGTTGGAAAAGTTCCCGGCAGTTGCGCTCACGATCGCTGCGATCATGATGGTCACGGCCAGCATGAGCATGACCCCGACAACCGGTGAAACCCCTGACTCCCGCAACTCCATTTTCTGACTCCTTTTCCGGTAGGTAGGTTGGGGGAACTGTGTAATTAAGACTTTCTTAATTTATCGTAATATCCGGTATACGTTAAAAAAATCAGGGTAAATACAAAAAATCTATTATTTACTATTAACTTTTGTTAAAAATTCCAAGTAATGTATTAATTAAAGTCTTACAAAAAGAAAGTGATTTATTACGCAGCGCTTAAACTATAACCCGGTTTCAAAAATACTGCGTGATGTATCTCCCATGACTGCTCCCGGACCCAATTGTACAAGTAAGCCGCCGCTGAGAGGACCGCGGTGCAGCATATCCGCACATGCCCTGGCGCATGATGCCGGTGTATCGGAAGTAGTCGGCGAGATGCTGATGATCGGCCTTGTGATCATCCTTATCGGGGTATTTGCCGCAGCCCTGGGTAATTTTCTCCCGACTGCCCGGGATCCGAGCGTTACTATCCTGTTGACAAACGATACCCACAACATTTCCCTGTGGCACAAAGGAGGGGACTGGGTGAAAACGGAGGATTTGACGGTGGTTATCAGCAACGATACCACGTCGCGTAAATATTGCGCAAACAGTACTCAAAGAACGGAGTGCTCTTTGGATTTCGATATGGTTTCTGACAATTCACACACTGCCGTTTTTGACCTGGGGAGCCGCATCAATGTAACCGCAGGCCCCCTGGCCGGAGATGAAACCATCTCGCTTGTCACGCCCGGTTCACGGATTTTCATCGGGAGAGTGTCGGTATGACCCGGGACGATGCAGTTGCCCCGGTGATCGCAGCAATGCTCGTACTGGCAGTTATCGTCACCTTTTTTGCAGTCTGGAACGCCACGGCAATTCCCTCCATGAAAGCGCAGGCAGAGGTCTCGCACCTGCATGAAGTTGAAGAAGGGATGCTCCGGTTCTCATCGGATATTGAATCTGCCGCATCAATGCCCGCCAGTATGAAACTATCCGAACGAATTCCCCTTGGTGGCGGGGATATCCTGTACAGTTCCACCAAATCGGGGGGGATTCTTACGGTGCAGAGAGAAGACCCCTACCTGGGTATCCGCCTCTATAATGTGTCCGGCCGGATGGAAAGCAGCAGGTTTGTACTTTCCAATATTTCCTATCGTCCGGCAGGTAATTTCTGGCAGGACCAGGGATATGTCTGGTCCCGCGGTTATGTGAATGTCACAAAAGGATCGGTGTCGGTGCCACTGGAATATCCGACCATGCGGGAAGTAGCGTATAATATTACGGACGTACTTTTCAGTGCCCGGGTAATTTCCTATGGATCCGATCCGGGCACCTGTTCGGTTATTGAAATAAAATGCGTCAATATTACTCCGGGAGAAACGCAAAATTCCCTTAGTGGCAACGGGATTGGCACGCTTTCTCTGGGCAGCACGGTTGCGCCTCCTGAACGGTTTTCCAATGTCACGAGGATCAATGTCACGGTCTTTGCAGAGGCAGAGCCGCTGTCCGGATTTCCCCTGGTCATGCAGAATGCGGTAAATGCCAGTCTTGCAAATATTCAGAATCCGGTCTGTTCCAATATCCGGTACGATACCGTCCATTCGACCAGCCGCACAACGGCACTCATTGTCGATCCCCTGCCCAATGTCACCGTAATCCGGCAAACAACAGCGATAACGATCGGTACGAAGTAGGGGGGGTGAGGTCACTTCCCGGCTCTGGTCCCGACAATCCCTTTTTTCGTATGCCACTATTGCATCGATCTCTGCACAGCCCATAATAACCTACTTATACTAACCCTCCCCAGTTCCGTGTGGTGAGCACACATGAAGATCAGTGCACGCAACATCCTGAAAGGAAAAGTAAAGGCGATCACCCCGGGCAGCGTAAACTCCGAGGTCATCATTGAACTTCCCGGAGGACAGCAGATCACCTCCATTATCACGAAGAAATCTGTTGCATCCCTCGGCCTTGCGGTCGGTAAGGAAGCATATGCCGTGATCAAGTCAAGCGAAGTAATGATTGCGGTAGATTAACCGTATTTTTTGGCACGGGGCACCAGGCTCCGTGCATTTACGTATCTGCCGGCGCTATCCTGCGGAACCGTCAGTCCGGCTATCGTGGACACCGGATCGGGGAACTCCTTCGGTCCTGCCGGGCAAACAGGTACTCTTTCTGGAAATTACAGAGTCCCGGGACGGGGTCCGGATCGTTCATGAAGGTATCTATAAAGCGCCGGGTATCGATGGTCCTGCAGGACTGGATAAAATCGATTCCCCGCGAGAAAAAGGCGTCCGGGACCAGGGAGGCTCCGGTTCCGACCAGACCGGTTAACCGGGCATTTTTTGCATACCCGAGAAATCTTTCAAACGTACCGTTCACCAGCGTGGATGACGGGAGCAGGACAACATCGGCATTTCCGAGAACCTCCTGTTGATCTTCGAAGGAGTGACGATGGATCCTGGTCGGGCCGGCAGACACATTCGCACTCACCTCAAGGGCTTCCGGTTCGGTTGCCGGGTCAGGTGTGAGCATATGGAGCTCACGGCAGATCTCCCATAATCCCCGGCACCCGGTGTGCGGGCCTGCAACTGCGACAATGTCGTCGGGCCGGATCAGGCGGGAAAGGACCGGGTTGTCCTGGATAAAGGGATCGCCCGCTCTCCAGCACTCTGCCTGCCATCCCGTTTTCCGTATCGAGGGACATCCGAGAAACGGCTGGGACAATGCACAGAGCACGGCGAGTTTTACCGAAGAATCGAGAACAGCGTTCAGGGACAGTTTCAGATCGGGAAGGACAAGGAGCGGCATCCCGACAAGCGACTGCACCTGTTTTAAAACCTGTGCCGGAGTGTCAGGTCCGCGACCCGGGACATCCCCGTAATACGGGGCAATGCCGCATTCCATGGTTGTGCCGGTTACTGCAATCCATCCCGGGCGAATGCAGATCCGGTCAACCGCGCCGGGCCGGATCTGCCGTTCGCTGTACATCTGCCGCAGACGGGAGAGTGTGGCCTCAAGGACCGGAAGCAGGGAAACTACCGGCTCCTGTACGGCACCACACCTGTATCGAGCATCGTTCATGAAGGGTACGTAGTGTTATCCCGGCAAATGATAAATATTTTTATTTAATCAATCCAAAAAGTTAAAGGAGAAACATTATATTATTGCAGAACAAACGATGGTGTGTCCCTTTGGAGATGCACGCGACCAGAGCGGACACATGCACACAGACACAGGAATACGTGGAAGAAACATCAGAACCTCGCTTGAAACGGTAAAATGGTTTATCATACCTGATACGGCACGGCCGGGCCGCGACACGACATATATCGACCATGAGCACTGTCGCATCCTCCTTATGATCGCGGCCCCCGGTGCCGGATTCAGGGCAGAAGATACCGGTTCTTTTGGTACAAGGTTGCCGGTGCGTATCTGTTCTTAAAATCCCTTCAGGCTCCGTAAGGGGAATGGCGGACTATCCGCTGATGTTTATCCGGGTGTTGTCTAAAAAAAAAGCCGGGGCAGCCTCTTTGGCGGTGCCTCATGAAGAAAGCAGGAATGTCAGCGGCTCTCTTTTAACGGATGCAGAGGATCTTTCCGGTTGCGCAGGTATGCCATCTGCCGGACCTGGAGCGTGCAGGGATTGATCGCGTCTCTCCGGCTTCGGGACTCTTCAAGAAAGCGATCCGCTTCGGTAGTCTTTACCTCGAAAAATGTAAAATCCCCGGCAAAAAGATCTCCGGGAAATGTATTGTCCTGCTCCCAGGCATCCATGATGGGGATGTACCGCTCACAGGTACCCTCGGGGAGAATGCGAAACAGGCAGACCCCGGGCGGGTCGGATGTCATAAAATAGGAGGGATGAGGGGTAGCCTTGGTAAACCGGATACCGTGATCTCCCGGGAACGGTTCCGTGTGCAGAACGGACCCGGACAGGATCTCCTGCGGGATCTCCTGTCCGTATGCAGCGCAGGCAGATCCCGACGGGGCAAGGTGCCTGCAGACATGGCAGAATGGCGGCAGGCGTTTTGTCTCCAGGAAAATCCCCCCGTTTTTTGGATACTTGCATGTTGAATCTGATCGAAAATAATCCTGATGATCCGGGAGGGGGCGGGACAGGGCAGTCCGGGGCATCGTGGTCCGGAGCCGGCTCCTTCAAAAGCCGGTAAAAAGAGGGTTTACCATCCGCCGGTCATGTGTGGGTACAGGGGCACATAGTTCATATCGGGGTGTAATAGGATTCCCCGGCGCAGTTCCGGCATAACGCATCGCCGTTGACCGTCACATGCCGGTT
Protein-coding sequences here:
- a CDS encoding type IV pilin N-terminal domain-containing protein, with the translated sequence MELRESGVSPVVGVMLMLAVTIMIAAIVSATAGNFSNTEKKAPSAILDVSIYAHKQYDGFSTPAMIIRHVSGNVLQTKDLQIVTYYTVPGTSTISRGSLMGERSVDMKGSSVPSGVLFIKDDSRFTDPDSQANWFGNASATFKPGDILVTPAQSCNGEDAYTGNPELKENPGMDQLFPNVNFGKDEFSPGGVVSVKIIHTPSGQIIFDKDVVIS
- a CDS encoding helix-turn-helix transcriptional regulator; the protein is MKNKIKVYRAMHDLTQEDLARAIGVTRQTILAIEKGKYVPSLDLAFRISRYFRVNIEEVFTYDEEAQGRAGV
- a CDS encoding FkbM family methyltransferase, which produces MAQFPESAGKADCPETHEDSFSGDMIVTTDHLRFRLMNLPCRQITEVPEYRFSDIRRDDRVLDTGANVGAFALRAARFSPYVTAVEPLTIDPLKENIRLNAADIRVIEGALGDGSVCRITWDDLDRSVQTYTLGQLIDAAGGCDFLKCDCEGAEWTICPEDLLGIRRIEMELHIPPICPNINPALLDFIGQHFTFTLDRTPVHSALGVMGILHAVRK
- a CDS encoding DUF2178 domain-containing protein — its product is MKKNIFYLLIGFIAVLLLAVFWYSVENFTPIFSMVAFVLGVIVIYMAYRKVDDYIEDERSARITEKAALRTFQVFWVSFCAFSILAVMNLLYMPRFSREHFFERAPGTMPPEIMSPRMIGYIQLGLLCLMIFLYVGFRFYYAKKYGEWETDEE
- a CDS encoding type IV pilin N-terminal domain-containing protein, which encodes MVFHTHDRAVSPVVGVMLMLAITIMIAAIASAFAGSFSDTGEKSPQSSISVPAHFEKNVTGSTDYYRIYFDHTGGDPFSLNSIQVVLRSDETENKTQLTRQGIGNNNFTLLGKTGPACDETTVRAGDRFFIAGKQTADGTGIQFGNVIFWKNKELTWMVIDSRTGKTIATGSLFPQ
- a CDS encoding type IV pilin N-terminal domain-containing protein → MTAPGPNCTSKPPLRGPRCSISAHALAHDAGVSEVVGEMLMIGLVIILIGVFAAALGNFLPTARDPSVTILLTNDTHNISLWHKGGDWVKTEDLTVVISNDTTSRKYCANSTQRTECSLDFDMVSDNSHTAVFDLGSRINVTAGPLAGDETISLVTPGSRIFIGRVSV
- the nikR gene encoding nickel-responsive transcriptional regulator NikR; this encodes MTFDNDLSRIGISLPKNLLDKFDEIINARGYSSRSEGIRDAIRTYITYYKWMADVKGEREGVITMVYDHDQRGLLTTITDIQHDHHEIIKASLHSHVTHNRCLEVILVHGDGSQLKELAERLMSQKGVESVKLTTIQIEE
- a CDS encoding TOBE domain-containing protein; translation: MKISARNILKGKVKAITPGSVNSEVIIELPGGQQITSIITKKSVASLGLAVGKEAYAVIKSSEVMIAVD
- a CDS encoding Rossmann-like domain-containing protein, with product MNDARYRCGAVQEPVVSLLPVLEATLSRLRQMYSERQIRPGAVDRICIRPGWIAVTGTTMECGIAPYYGDVPGRGPDTPAQVLKQVQSLVGMPLLVLPDLKLSLNAVLDSSVKLAVLCALSQPFLGCPSIRKTGWQAECWRAGDPFIQDNPVLSRLIRPDDIVAVAGPHTGCRGLWEICRELHMLTPDPATEPEALEVSANVSAGPTRIHRHSFEDQQEVLGNADVVLLPSSTLVNGTFERFLGYAKNARLTGLVGTGASLVPDAFFSRGIDFIQSCRTIDTRRFIDTFMNDPDPVPGLCNFQKEYLFARQDRRSSPIRCPR